The Candidatus Cloacimonadota bacterium region GTTTCGAGTGAGTTGTTTTACACGTTTGTAGATAGGAGAAATTCTGGTATTTAGAAGTCTGGTAACATCTTTCTGAAAAAGATCGGTATCGAAGATAAAAACACCACCGATATACAGATTTATTATGAGAGCCGAAAGAAGTTTCTGCATCATTTCAGGATCGTACTCGATTATTTCCAACCAGACTCGAATATTTTTTACATGATTGGGATCAACTTTCAGAGTCCAATCGTCATTCAGATAATTTACATTTCCACTAACAAATCCGAATTTAATAACCTCTTCTTCGTAAAAATGGATCAATCTTTCATTTTTTGTATTAATGATCTCTTTTCCCAAAGTAAGCATAGAATCTAAAATCAAACCCATATGACTTTCTTTGAAATCGGCAAACAAAGAGAACAAGCCAACAATTGATTGCAAAGACTTCTCCTCATTAAGTTCAGAGCTTATACTTTTGATAGTTCTATTCAAATCCATCAGAAGGTAATTACGATGATAGATCATACCGGGAAGATGAAGAAGATAAAAGATGTAATAAAATTTATCGGTAACCATTTGAAAGATATCGATCTTGGTTCTGAAAGCATCTATGATATCAGAAAAAGTGAAAATACTTTCGTGAAGCTGATCCCAGGTTTTGGCTTTTTTAAGTTTTTCCTGATATGTATTGAAAAAAGCTTTTCCCAATACTTTTATTTCCTCGGAATAATCTTGAGAAAATTTATCTTTATTTTCCGAATACCATTTTTCCAATTCTGTTGTACTATCCCAGAAATCGATGTTTTTTTGAATCAGTTTTTGCATAAAGTGGAAAACTTGTTCCTTCTTTTCCGAATGAGAAGCCGGCTTATTCAAACATTTGATAAAATAACTGATATTATTCAGATAACTGAAATATCTTTCCTCCAAATTACTATCCAGAATTTGAATAAATTCAGATATCAAAGAATCGCAGGTTTTGAATTGTTCGTATTGCTTTTTAAAGAAATTCAGGTATATAAAAACCAGCTGCTTGTGAAGTTCTTTAGAAAGCTTTTCTTTCAATAATGTATCGAAAATCTGCAGGAAGATATTTACAACTTTATCCGTTTCGTTTATTTCATTATAAATCCAGAAGTCGCTGATAAGTATTTTATTTAGCAATTCTAATACTACTTTGCGATTGGAATAGGGATGATGATATTCTTTTATCAGTTCCTTTACTCTTTTGTGAATACCCCAGTAGTCTTTGGAAAGAGAAAGTAGCCACAGATGGTCTTCAGGAATGATGACATTATCATCTTTGGTCATTTCCAGATTTACTTCTAATGCTTTGGAATTTATTATTTTTTTCATAATCTTGCAAAATATTTTATCAGGTCGATCATTCTGGCCGAATAACCGCTTTCGTTATCGTACCAGGCCAAAACCTGAATAAGATCATTGCCTAAAACTTTAGTAGACAGGGAATCGAAAATTGCCGAATGGTAATTGGAATTTACATCTTTACTAACGATGGGATCTTCACAATATTCCAGATAATCTTTAAATTTGCCCAAGGCATAAGCCATAAAAGTACCATTGATCTGAGGTACTGTAACTTTGGAAGCAAGATGAGCTGTAAGTTCTACAAAAGAGCAGTCCGAAACTGGAACTCTGGTGGCAAATCCATCGAAGATCCCCTTCATCTCCGGCATTACAAAGGGTATATTAACAACAGCACTGGAAGTAGTTGGAATAATATTGTTCAAAGCTGATCGGGCGCGACGAAAATCTGGGTGAAATCCATCCTGCAGTTTCTGATTGTTGGTAAAAGGATGCACAGTATTCATAAACGCTTTCTGAATTCCAAATTCATCATGCAATATTTTCAACAGGATCGTTACACAATTTGCCGTGCAGGAGGAATTGGAAATAATTTTATCTGAATTTGAAAGCTCGT contains the following coding sequences:
- the gap gene encoding type I glyceraldehyde-3-phosphate dehydrogenase, which encodes MSIKIGINGFGRIGKMVFRLAIQDPEIEIVHVNDKMDIELLHHLIKYDSVHGRFITDAKIENDSLIFNDKKILITHFDKPENIPWQKQKADIIVESSGIFKTRKQMEGHLKQGAEKVILSCPSEDETIDRTVIMGINHNELSNSDKIISNSSCTANCVTILLKILHDEFGIQKAFMNTVHPFTNNQKLQDGFHPDFRRARSALNNIIPTTSSAVVNIPFVMPEMKGIFDGFATRVPVSDCSFVELTAHLASKVTVPQINGTFMAYALGKFKDYLEYCEDPIVSKDVNSNYHSAIFDSLSTKVLGNDLIQVLAWYDNESGYSARMIDLIKYFARL